The Punica granatum isolate Tunisia-2019 chromosome 4, ASM765513v2, whole genome shotgun sequence genome has a window encoding:
- the LOC116202780 gene encoding uncharacterized protein At2g34460, chloroplastic-like isoform X2, with the protein MATSLLFRSSLHHHHHQFGPAKPNPFSPSPPSSFSPAGKGRFPSLRSIKMQGGDRGKRKVFVGGATGSTEKKIVDQLLAKGFAVNVGVDDLKLARSTFSWNDPSLKIEEVELTDPSEQLAKLIENGMEAVIWVTEVIKPEQGLFVPRQVDYFGTVNLVKACKERCVGRFILISSIILNIAAAGQKSDGGPAEQKSDDTARIFLHALHQALLAEQHIRTSGINYTIIRPVSLRDDTQNGNIVTGQEDNPLHKVSVSRDQVAEVAVEALFDCNSHYQVVEIIA; encoded by the exons ATGGCCACTTCGCTGCTCTTCAGAAGctctcttcatcatcatcatcatcaatttggtcccgcTAAACCAAACCCTTTCTCCCCTTCTCCTCCTTCATCTTTCTCTCCAGCAGGCAAGGGCAGGTTTCCTTCCCTCAGGTCCATTAAG ATGCAAGGGGGCGACCGGGGGAAGAGGAAAGTGTTTGTTGGTGGGGCAACGGGGAGCACTGAGAAGAAGATAGTTGATCAGCTGCTCGCAAAAGGTTTCGCAGTCAATGTGGGGGTGGATGACTTGAAGTTGGCCAGGTCCACTTTTTCTTGGAACGACCCGTCTCTTAAGATT GAAGAGGTGGAGTTGACTGACCCCAGCGAGCAGTTGGCCAAACTAATAGAGAACGGTATGGAGGCTGTGATTTGGGTCACAGAGGTTATTAAGCCTGAGCAAGGTTTGTTTGTTCCACGGCAG GTTGACTATTTCGGCACAGTTAACCTCGTTAAAGCTTGCAAGGAGAGATGCGTTGGTAGATTCATCCTCATCAGttcaattatattaaatatagctGCAGCGGGACAAAAATCTGATGGTGGTCCAGCGGAACAAAAATCTGATGATACAGCTCGTATTTTCCTCCACGCTCTCCACCAAGCCCTTCTGGCGGAGCAACATATCAGAACGTCAGGCATAAACTACACAATCATAAGGCCGGTCAGCCTCAGAGATGATACCCAAAATGGAAACATTGTTACGGGGCAAGAG GACAACCCACTGCACAAGGTTTCAGTATCGAGGGATCAGGTGGCAGAAGTTGCTGTGGAGGCACTATTTGACTGCAACTCACATTACCAGGTTGTTGAGATTATCGCTTAA
- the LOC116202780 gene encoding uncharacterized protein At2g34460, chloroplastic-like isoform X1, with protein MATSLLFRSSLHHHHHQFGPAKPNPFSPSPPSSFSPAGKGRFPSLRSIKMQGGDRGKRKVFVGGATGSTEKKIVDQLLAKGFAVNVGVDDLKLARSTFSWNDPSLKIEEVELTDPSEQLAKLIENGMEAVIWVTEVIKPEQGLFVPRQVDYFGTVNLVKACKERCVGRFILISSIILNIAAAGQKSDGGPAEQKSDDTARIFLHALHQALLAEQHIRTSGINYTIIRPVSLRDDTQNGNIVTGQEFSKDQICSRAKQSCTSLLILVRCLSFSVCFIRTTHCTRFQYRGIRWQKLLWRHYLTATHITRLLRLSLKLMLRRGPFEVLLLVPIKKG; from the exons ATGGCCACTTCGCTGCTCTTCAGAAGctctcttcatcatcatcatcatcaatttggtcccgcTAAACCAAACCCTTTCTCCCCTTCTCCTCCTTCATCTTTCTCTCCAGCAGGCAAGGGCAGGTTTCCTTCCCTCAGGTCCATTAAG ATGCAAGGGGGCGACCGGGGGAAGAGGAAAGTGTTTGTTGGTGGGGCAACGGGGAGCACTGAGAAGAAGATAGTTGATCAGCTGCTCGCAAAAGGTTTCGCAGTCAATGTGGGGGTGGATGACTTGAAGTTGGCCAGGTCCACTTTTTCTTGGAACGACCCGTCTCTTAAGATT GAAGAGGTGGAGTTGACTGACCCCAGCGAGCAGTTGGCCAAACTAATAGAGAACGGTATGGAGGCTGTGATTTGGGTCACAGAGGTTATTAAGCCTGAGCAAGGTTTGTTTGTTCCACGGCAG GTTGACTATTTCGGCACAGTTAACCTCGTTAAAGCTTGCAAGGAGAGATGCGTTGGTAGATTCATCCTCATCAGttcaattatattaaatatagctGCAGCGGGACAAAAATCTGATGGTGGTCCAGCGGAACAAAAATCTGATGATACAGCTCGTATTTTCCTCCACGCTCTCCACCAAGCCCTTCTGGCGGAGCAACATATCAGAACGTCAGGCATAAACTACACAATCATAAGGCCGGTCAGCCTCAGAGATGATACCCAAAATGGAAACATTGTTACGGGGCAAGAG TTTTCAAAAGACCAGATTTGTTCCAGAGCCAAACAAAGTTGCACTTCCCTCCTAATCCTCGTAAGGTGTCTGAGCTTTTCGGTGTGTTTTATCAGGACAACCCACTGCACAAGGTTTCAGTATCGAGGGATCAGGTGGCAGAAGTTGCTGTGGAGGCACTATTTGACTGCAACTCACATTACCAGGTTGTTGAGATTATCGCTTAAGCTGATGCTCCGAAGAGGCCCATTTGAGGTACTCTTATTGGTTCCAATTAAGAAAGGTTGA
- the LOC116205190 gene encoding uncharacterized protein At2g34460, chloroplastic, translating to MATPLLLRSSLLLHHRHHHHQFPLAKPYPFSPSPSSSSSPARKARFLSLSSIKMQGSEITEETVAGEAEAGASPKKKVFVAGATGSTGKKIVDQLLARGFAVKAGVRDLEKAKSAFSRDDPSLQIVKADVTEGSDKLAEAIGDDSEAVVCATGFRPGWDLFAPWKVDNFGTVNLVEACRKRGINRFILISSILVNGAAMGQILNPAYIFLNVFGLTLVAKLQAEQHIRKSGINYTIIRPGGLRNDPPSGNIVMEPEDTLYEGSISRDQVAQVAVEALIHPEASYKVVEIVARADAPKRPFEELFGSIKQR from the exons ATGGCCACTCCGCTGCTCCTCAGAagctctcttcttcttcatcatcgtcatcatcatcatcaattcCCTCTCGCTAAACCCTACCCTTTCTCCCCTTCTCCCTCTTCATCCTCCTCTCCAGCACGCAAGGCTAGGTTTCTTTCCCTCAGCTCCATTAAG ATGCAGGGGAGCGAGATTACGGAGGAGACAGTGGCGGGGGAGGCAGAAGCTGGTGCGAGCCCTAAGAAGAAAGTGTTCGTCGCTGGGGCAACGGGGAGCACTGGGAAGAAGATAGTTGATCAGCTGCTCGCAAGAGGTTTCGCGGTCAAGGCGGGGGTTCGTGACTTGGAGAAGGCCAAGTCTGCGTTTTCTCGCGATGACCCGTCTCTTCAGATC GTTAAGGCGGACGTGACTGAGGGCTCCGACAAGTTGGCGGAAGCAATAGGGGATGATTCGGAGGCTGTGGTTTGTGCCACGGGGTTTAGGCCTGGGTGGGATTTGTTTGCTCCATGGAAG GTTGACAATTTTGGCACAGTTAACCTAGTTGAAGCTTGCCGGAAGCGTGGCATCAATAGATTCATCCTCATCAGTTCAATTCTAGTAAATGGAGCAGCAATGGGGCAGATTCTTAATCCCGCTTATATCTTCCTCAATGTCTTTGGGCTCACCTTAGTCGCAAAGCTTCAGGCGGAGCAACATATCAGAAAGTCAGGCATAAACTACACAATCATAAGGCCAGGCGGCCTCCGGAATGATCCCCCAAGTGGAAACATTGTTATGGAGCCAGAG GACACTCTCTATGAGGGTTCAATATCGAGGGATCAGGTCGCACAAGTTGCTGTGGAGGCACTAATTCACCCTGAAGCATCATACAAGGTTGTTGAGATTGTTGCTCGAGCTGATGCTCCGAAGCGGCCGTTTGAGGAGCTCTTTGGTTCCATTAAGCAACGGTGA